Within the Streptomyces sp. NBC_00353 genome, the region GCCCATGAGGAGCAAGTCCGCAATCTTGTGCAGGGAACGGGCTTCGACTCTGTCGGCTGAAGCGAGAAGGCCGCGTGCGTCGACCACCGGGTCGCCGGTGGGGGAGTTGACGATTCCATCCGTGTAAAGCATCAGTAGTGTCTCCGGGCGGATGGTGAATTCCGTGCTGCTATACACATAGCCAGGCTCCACGCCGAGCGGGAGGTTCGGCGGAGCGTCCGGCGCTATGATCCCGGCCTCGGGGCAGCGAAGGAGCGGAACCGGGTGACCGGCCAGGGCGATCTCGACGACCCCGCCTTCCGGATCGAGTCGGACGAAACAGCACGTGGCAAAGAGATCGGTGTCGAGTTCGGCGAGCAGTTCGCTGGATCGGGCGAGAACATCGGTGGGCTTGTGTCCTTCCGCAGCATACGCGCGCAGTCCGCTTCGGAGCTGTCCCATGATCACCGCGCTGTCGATGTTGTGGCCCTCCACGTCGCCGACCACGAGACCGGTTTGCCGACCCGGCAGGGGAATGACGTCGTACCAGTCACCGCCCATCCCCGAGGGGGCGGACGCGGACAGGTACCGAGCAGTGATCACCACCTCGGGGAGTTCGGGCAGTGAGCGGGGGAGTAGCTTCTTCTGCAGCGCCTCCGTGAGAGCGTGCTCGCTCTCGGTGAGTTGGGCACGCTCCATGGCCACGGCGAGCTGGGCGGCCATCATCAGCAGGACAGCCTGTTCTTCGGCGCCGATCCATCGCGCGGTCTCAAAGCCGAGCAGGCAGCTGCCCCGGAAGTTTCCGCTGCCCACCAGAGGTAGCACCGCACATGCCTGGATGTCAGCACTCTCCAGAGTGGGGTAGGCCGCTAGCAGTGCCGCGCGATCGGGGAGGAAGAGGGGTTGTCCGGTGCAGAGCACATCTGCACCGGGGGTGCTTCTGTCCAGGGGCGCCCCGTGGACCATCCGCACCAGCTCCGCAGGCCCGCTGTGCCCGGCCACCCGGAGTCTGCCCTCTTGAGCCACCGCAGCCACGAATGCGCCGGCGCCGAAAGGCAGCATGATCCGTTCACGCGCAGCTCGCATGACGTCGACCAGCCCCGGCGCCTCGTTGAGCGCGGCGGAGAGTTTGTGTACTTGGTACATCTGCGAGAGAGCGGCTGATCCGGGAAGGTCGGGCAATCCCCAACGTTGCTTCACCTCAGCGGTGGGGATCCCTTCATCGTCCGGGCTTCGGAACATGGGGATGATCAGGGGAGATGCGGTCGGCTTCATGGTGTGATCAACCTGAGACTGGTCGACCAAACCGGACGTCAGCAGTTCCCCCAGCGTAGCCATCCGTTCCTGCAGTCCCTCGCAGGTCTGGCTTGGCGGTACCCAAATCCCGGTCAGCACTCCAAGCTTCTCGTCCCCGGCGATGAGGGGTGCGGCCACGACCGAGTATGGGTAGGGAATCATCCGCAGTGCGCGCTCTTCACGGGAGATCGCATGGGCAGCGTCGGAGGCCACGGTGCGGCCGGTGCGGTAGGCGGCAGCCGTTACGAGGGGGCCGTCGCACGCAATGACCTCGGGGATGGTGAAGACGGCTGGCGGGGCCCCGCCGACTGCGGCTGACAGCAGGTGCGTGCCATTAGCATCATGTGCAGCCAGGTAGACGACGCCGACATAGGCGCCGAACTCGAATCTCATCTGACGGAAGACCTCGGCAAGCAGCTTGCTCCGGTCAGTGGGGGCCGGAGGGGGGTTGCCGGTGGTGTCAGTTCCGTCGTTGGCTGTCCGGGAATCTTTCACGCTTTCCCCACACGGTGCGGCGCGCTATGCGGCTATAGGGCGCGGATTGCGTCATACGGCGACTACGTCCCCGGTTCCTATGTGATGGCACTCATTCAAGTCATCTCACCCCGGTGACTCTGGTGCAACCGCGGCGCGGCGATGCTCTCGCGTCTTGTCTTCAGCATTGGGAAGTGTGTCCGCCTCCCGCAAACCTGCGGGGCCGGTCACGACGGTGAGACCAACGGTTTCGCGGTGAAGGGCGGCGCACCGCGCACCGCCCAGTAGGTGGGGGGAGGGTGCTCGTTGTGGTCCGCTTGTGGACGGCAAGGTCCTGCTGTGCGGGGGTCCCGTTGACGGTGAGCGCGTGGTCGAGGGCCTCGCGTCGGATACTGCCGGTGATCCTTCTGCCTGGGGGAGGTGGGCGCGTGATGTTCCTCGGGCGGCTCGCGGCGTGTCGTGCCGGTGGACGGGCGTCCAGGTCCGGGCGTGGACGCCTCCTTGTGACGCGGTGGTTAGCCCGACGTCGCCGGGGCGGCCTTCAGGAGAGGTTCGCACGGACTGTCTTGTCCGCATGCACCTTGGTCTTCTTGCCTGCGGTGGCGTGGCCGGGGCGCTCGCACGCAGGGTGTGCTTGCCCGGGTTCGCAACGAACAGGGTGAAGAGACCGTCGCCGGCCCGAGGATCGTCCGGCGTCGCGACGGTGACCGCCGTGCTGACCGGATGCTGCAAGTCGGTGATAGTGGCGCCGACCAGGCCCGCCCTGGAGCTGCTGTCACGGACGGTGTCGACGGTCAAGCCGCCAGAGACCGGCACGAGGGTGCGCGTCCCGACGTACACGTCCCCTGGCGTCGCCGCTCGAGGAGGAGTGACCCAGGTCGTCTCCCAGGTCGTGCCGCCGTCGGTGGCGACGTCCACGCTCATCTGCTGGTTGTGCGGTTTCTCCGCCGACTGTCCGCCGGAGAAGTCGTAGACCGGGCTGATCAGTTGGCTGACCGGGTGCGGGCCGATTGGTCAGTTGTCGCTCTCGATGACGGCGAACGAGCCGCTGCCGCCGGTCGCGTCGCCGCGCTGGATCGGGTTGTCGAATTCCCATCCGTTGTCGGTGCGCCGGGAGCGTTGATCACGGTCCAGCCCTTTCGGAGTCGAGCTGGTGGAGTCGACGTTCCCGTCGCGCCGTCGCGTCTGAGTATGTAGCCGACAGCCGTGGCGGTGTCGAGGTCCGTGGTCGGTTCCTGGACGACCGCATGGCTGTAGCCGGGGCTGCTCCTCAGTCTGGCAGTCCCTGGTAGCCACGCAGCTTGCGATACAGCGTTGCCCGGCCGATGCCCAGCGATGCCGCCGCGCGCGCCTTGTTGCCCCCGTGGCGGTGCAGCGCGCCGAGGATCGCCTCGCGCTCGGCAAGCGCCATTGGGCTCAGCTTTCGAGCGGCGCGTGTCTCCCGCACAGCGTCGGGAAGTTCGCCACGGCGCACCGGCCCGGAACTGCGCCGCTGCTTCGCCACCGCCCTTACAAGGTGAGCGAGTTCGGTGATATTGCCGGGCCAGGAGTGCTGTTCGAGCGCTCGCAGCGTGTCGAGTGTCCAGGTCAGCGGCGGCTGCCCGGGCTCCGGCCGGGGTGCGAGGATGGGGAGCAATTCCCTTATGTCATCGGCTCGTTCACGCAAGGGCGGCAGTACGACGGAACGTGCCGCCAGTGTGTCCAGCAGCCGCTGCAGACACGGGCCGGGTGCGGTCCCTGGTGTGTACGTCGCCACGAGCGGCAGCTCCGGTTGCTCGCCGAGCAGGGCGATCAGTGCGGCCACATCACGCTGTGCCAGCTGCTCGGTGTGGCGCAGCAGCATGGGATTGGTCAGAGCGCCCTTACCACCCAGCGACTCGCATTGAGCGGCTAGTTCGCCGTCTGGTGCCTGGGCGGCATCGACGATCAGCGGCCCGATGTCGTTGCGCCGGGCGAGTAGGGCCAGAGCCAGCGCGGTCTTCCCGGTGCCGCGCTCGCCGGTCAGTAGCAACGGCTGCCCGGACTGCGCCAGGTCGAGCGCGAGGCCCGCTGCATGCCGCCACGGCACGGAACTCCCGGCCAGCCTGACCAGCTTGTCCCGCCCAAGCCGTGGTTCACTGAAATGTTCCTTACGAAGGCGGTCTGGCTCACCACGTCGACTTGTCTTTTCGGACAAGTGTGAGGGCGGGGAGAGCACGGCGCTCAGCTCGCTCGGTTCCTCGACAACGGCGAGCACACCACCCGTCCGCAGCGGAGTGACCCGGGCGACACGCCCCTCACCGTCCGGCAGTTCGATGTTGTATGCCTCCGCAGGCTCTTCCCATACCCCTGCCGCCTCCCGTTCGAGCACCGCCAGTGCCTGCGGGGACAGCAGCCGCGCCGCGCCGCCACTCACCAGCTGGTTCCGGC harbors:
- a CDS encoding ATP-binding SpoIIE family protein phosphatase, whose product is MRFEFGAYVGVVYLAAHDANGTHLLSAAVGGAPPAVFTIPEVIACDGPLVTAAAYRTGRTVASDAAHAISREERALRMIPYPYSVVAAPLIAGDEKLGVLTGIWVPPSQTCEGLQERMATLGELLTSGLVDQSQVDHTMKPTASPLIIPMFRSPDDEGIPTAEVKQRWGLPDLPGSAALSQMYQVHKLSAALNEAPGLVDVMRAARERIMLPFGAGAFVAAVAQEGRLRVAGHSGPAELVRMVHGAPLDRSTPGADVLCTGQPLFLPDRAALLAAYPTLESADIQACAVLPLVGSGNFRGSCLLGFETARWIGAEEQAVLLMMAAQLAVAMERAQLTESEHALTEALQKKLLPRSLPELPEVVITARYLSASAPSGMGGDWYDVIPLPGRQTGLVVGDVEGHNIDSAVIMGQLRSGLRAYAAEGHKPTDVLARSSELLAELDTDLFATCCFVRLDPEGGVVEIALAGHPVPLLRCPEAGIIAPDAPPNLPLGVEPGYVYSSTEFTIRPETLLMLYTDGIVNSPTGDPVVDARGLLASADRVEARSLHKIADLLLMGASKRPERQRDDMALLFALYEGNPLGSVRRVDRMAIRRHDIQGVRSVRRFVRSYLLRRDLQRLADDMEVMASEIVTNALIHADSDVEVWLREYPDRIHFEVRDTDAKPPVPTSITDSDEANAAAEHGRGLSIVEILSSAWGNSPHGRGKTVWLDIPK
- a CDS encoding helix-turn-helix domain-containing protein, with translation MTSTEHSPTADSGTAFSLERIRQARERFLQGRPLPDDVPNNVVAAWRRARFYGVRRDLATAPGTDDTEDSALLAAARPVLDRLAATLDGGDCALLLTDERCKVLWWCGRWSSNTLRRDLSERVVGNNSVALALRTGVRAEVHGPEHFLDLWQELSCVSVPLRGPGSGRAAGTVTVVGGLRADCVPHPGAVLAEATAAAVEAELAAAARPPERLLLDAYLRESAEGRAVLALDGRNQLVSGGAARLLSPQALAVLEREAAGVWEEPAEAYNIELPDGEGRVARVTPLRTGGVLAVVEEPSELSAVLSPPSHLSEKTSRRGEPDRLRKEHFSEPRLGRDKLVRLAGSSVPWRHAAGLALDLAQSGQPLLLTGERGTGKTALALALLARRNDIGPLIVDAAQAPDGELAAQCESLGGKGALTNPMLLRHTEQLAQRDVAALIALLGEQPELPLVATYTPGTAPGPCLQRLLDTLAARSVVLPPLRERADDIRELLPILAPRPEPGQPPLTWTLDTLRALEQHSWPGNITELAHLVRAVAKQRRSSGPVRRGELPDAVRETRAARKLSPMALAEREAILGALHRHGGNKARAAASLGIGRATLYRKLRGYQGLPD